A single region of the Drosophila takahashii strain IR98-3 E-12201 chromosome 2R, DtakHiC1v2, whole genome shotgun sequence genome encodes:
- the Strn-Mlck gene encoding myosin light chain kinase, smooth muscle isoform X9, producing the protein MRDVTAARSGEICLQVKHPQAETRRIPATRSYTSLLVLPAIRGNSSGSSLAARSCILTRPEDCTALIGGHVRLSVRYEPFPGTQVIWYKACHPIVESSNVTIRTTGQQSTLYITDISADDSGKYTVEVMSDYGVEASAASVAVEGPPEPPSGQPSVSLGPDRVAVAWCGPPYDGGCMITGFIIEKQTIGEDCDTDSWQLVTRVVDTLAYTVKNLQPQMQYRFRVRAENIHGRSEPGQASELVQITSKPQRGTTSDVTDHFGQSVSVQSGGDFKSRFEIIEELGKGRFGIVYKVQERGQPEQLLAAKVIKCIKSQDRQKVLEEISIMRSLQHPKLLQLAASFESPREIVMVMEYITGGELFERVVADDFTLTEMDCILFLRQVCDGVAYMHGQSVVHLDLKPENIMCHTRTSHQIKIIDFGLAQRLDTKAPVRVLFGTPEFIPPEIISYEPIGFKSDMWSVGVICYVLLSGLSPFMGDTDVETFSNITRADYDYDDEAFDCVSQEAKDFISQLLVHRKEERLTAQQCLESKWLCQRHDDNLSNNKICTDKLKKFIIRRKWQKTGNAIRALGRMANLSVSRRNSAIAMGALSSPRPSISGLGMLTPIGSGMSSQMTSLHEEEDDFSVEMPPVEKRTVLKLRDKSQCSERSDSGYSECSNCSGAQETLLLSLAKSKLEAIAKASTSSPAVVPDTELHPVTLELPTKGSEAIMRSDFTNTIKMRKKSLEDSAAREKPKSKAQVKPLCESKLKVSQLKDRFQVAPAPASASASAANKPPLAFEPFKIAKVASVGRISRTEESGRTGRGTGTGSSLPSGSSKGKPPQARSMPSSPLPQRSATPTRLMSQRVREAAERLAQHQTVASAQRQFGNGKSSSNGNGNLANTETNRESRARRLINRFNNETQHITS; encoded by the exons ATGCGTGACGTCACTGCCGCAAGGAGCGGAGAGATCTGTCTGCAGGTGAAGCATCCCCAGGCGGAAACGCGGCGCATTCCCGCCACCCGCAGCTACACCAGCCTCCTGGTTCTGCCCGCCATCAGGGGCAACAGCTCCGGTTCCTCGCTGGCGGCCAGAAGCTGCATTTTGACACGCCCCGAGGACTGCACCGCCCTAATCGGTGGCCATGTTCGGCTGAGCGTCCGCTACGAGCCATTCCCGGGCACCCAAGTCATCTGGTACAAAGCG TGTCATCCCATTGTTGAGAGCTCCAATGTGACGATCCGGACGACGGGCCAACAGTCGACGCTCTACATCACGGACATCTCGGCGGATGACAGTGGCAAGTACACGGTGGAGGTGATGAGCGACTACGGCGTGGAGGCCTCGGCTGCCTCGGTGGCAGTGGAAGGACCTCCGGAGCCACCGAGCGGACAACCCAGCGTCTCCCTGGGACCAGATCGCGTGGCGGTGGCCTGGTGTGGTCCACCCTACGACGGGGGCTGTATGATCACGGGCTTTAT CATTGAGAAGCAGACCATTGGTGAGGATTGTGATACGGACAGCTGGCAGCTGGTGACCCGCGTGGTGGACACTTTGGCCTACACTGTGAAAAACCTGCAGCCACAGATGCAGTACCGCTTCCGGGTTCGTGCCGAGAACATCCATGGACGCAGTGAACCCGGCCAGGCCAGCGAACTGGTGCAGATCACTAGCAAACCTCAGAGAGGTACCACATCCGATGTCACCGATCATTTCGGTCAGTCGGTGAGCGTCCAGTCCGGCGGAGACTTCAAGTCACGATTCGAGATCATCGAGGAGCTGGGCAAGGGACGCTTTGGCATCGTCTACAAGGTGCAGGAGCGCGGTCAGCCGGAGCAGCTGCTGGCCGCCAAGGTGATCAAGTGCATCAAGTCGCAGGATCGGCAGAAGGTGCTCGAGGAAATCTCCATCATGCGTTCGCTGCAGCATCCGAAGCTGCTTCAGCTGGCCGCCTCCTTCGAGAGTCCCAGGGAGATTGTCATGGTGATGGAATA CATCACTGGCGGTGAACTATTTGAACGGGTAGTCGCTGACGACTTCACCTTGACCGAAATGGACTGCATTCTGTTCCTGCGACAGGTGTGCGATGGAGTGGCCTACATGCACGGCCAGAGTGTGGTGCACTTGGACCTGAAGCCCGAGAACATTATGTGTCATACCCGCACCAGCCACCAGATCAAGATCATTGACTTTGGCCTGGCCCAACGGCTGGATACAAAAGCCCCAGTCCGAGTTCTCTTCGGAACCCCCGAGTTTATACCACCGGAGATCATCAGTTACGAGCCCATAGGCTTCAAGTCGGACATGTGGAGTGTGGGCGTCATTTGCTATGTGCT ACTCTCGGGTCTCTCACCTTTTATGGGCGACACCGATGTGGAAACCTTTTCGAATATTACAAGAGCGGATTACGACTACGATGACGAGGCCTTTGACTGCGT TTCCCAGGAGGCCAAGGACTTTATCTCACAGTTACTGGTTCACCGGAAGGAGGAGCGCCTGACCGCCCAGCAGTGCCTGGAGTCCAAGTGGTTGTGCCAGCGCCACGACGACAATCTCAGCAATAACAAGATCTGCACGGACAAGCTGAAGAAGTTCATCATTCGGCGCAAGTGGCAG AAAACGGGTAATGCCATCCGTGCTCTGGGTCGCATGGCCAATTTGTCGGTGTCGCGCAGGAACTCTGCCATTGCCATGGGAGCACTGAGTAGTCCAAGGCCCTCGATTTCGGGACTGGGCATGCTGACCCCCATTGGCAGTGGGATGAGCTCCCAGATGACCTCCCTccacgaggaggaggacgacttCAGCGTGGAGATGCCGCCAGTGGAGAAGCGTACCGTTCTCAAGCTGCGCGATAAGTCACAGTGCAGTGAACGAAGTGACTCCGGTTACAGCGAGTGCTCCAATTGCAGTGGCGCCCAGGAGACACTCCTGCTCTCGTTGGCCAAGTCAAAGCTGGAGGCGATAGCCAAGGCGAGCACCTCCTCACCAGCAGTGGTTCCGGACACGGAGCTCCATCCCGTCACCCTGGAACTGCCCACCAAGGGCAGTGAGGCCATCATGCGCTCCGACTTTACCAACACCATCAAGATGCGCAAAAAGTCACTGGAGGACAGCGCCGCCCGGGAGAAACCAAAGTCCAAGGCCCAAGTCAAGCCTCTGTGTGAGTCCAAGCTGAAGGTGTCCCAGCTGAAGGACAGGTTCCAGGTTGCCCCTGCTCCTGCTtctgcatccgcatccgctgCTAACAAACCTCCGCTTGCCTTTGAGCCCTTCAAAATAGCCAAGGTGGCGAGTGTGGGACGCATCAGTAGAA CAGAGGAGTCGGGGAGAACTGGAAGAGGCACCGGCACCGGTTCCAGCCTGCCCAGTGGATCCTCCAAAGGCAAACCTCCTCAGGCGCGATCCATGCCCAGTTCCCCGCTGCCCCAGCGATCCGCCACGCCGACGCGGCTGATGAGCCAACGTGTCCGTGAGGCCGCCGAGCGACTGGCCCAACATCAGACGGTGGCCAGTGCTCAGCGGCAATTCGGCAATGGCAAAAGCAGCAgtaatggcaatggcaatctAGCGAACACGGAGACAAATCGCGAATCACGCGCCAGACGTCTCATCAACCGATTCAACAACGAAACGCAGCATATCACGTCCTAG
- the Strn-Mlck gene encoding myosin light chain kinase, smooth muscle isoform X8 has protein sequence MSQLESYPENGIRLLRMRDVTAARSGEICLQVKHPQAETRRIPATRSYTSLLVLPAIRGNSSGSSLAARSCILTRPEDCTALIGGHVRLSVRYEPFPGTQVIWYKACHPIVESSNVTIRTTGQQSTLYITDISADDSGKYTVEVMSDYGVEASAASVAVEGPPEPPSGQPSVSLGPDRVAVAWCGPPYDGGCMITGFIIEKQTIGEDCDTDSWQLVTRVVDTLAYTVKNLQPQMQYRFRVRAENIHGRSEPGQASELVQITSKPQRGTTSDVTDHFGQSVSVQSGGDFKSRFEIIEELGKGRFGIVYKVQERGQPEQLLAAKVIKCIKSQDRQKVLEEISIMRSLQHPKLLQLAASFESPREIVMVMEYITGGELFERVVADDFTLTEMDCILFLRQVCDGVAYMHGQSVVHLDLKPENIMCHTRTSHQIKIIDFGLAQRLDTKAPVRVLFGTPEFIPPEIISYEPIGFKSDMWSVGVICYVLLSGLSPFMGDTDVETFSNITRADYDYDDEAFDCVSQEAKDFISQLLVHRKEERLTAQQCLESKWLCQRHDDNLSNNKICTDKLKKFIIRRKWQKTGNAIRALGRMANLSVSRRNSAIAMGALSSPRPSISGLGMLTPIGSGMSSQMTSLHEEEDDFSVEMPPVEKRTVLKLRDKSQCSERSDSGYSECSNCSGAQETLLLSLAKSKLEAIAKASTSSPAVVPDTELHPVTLELPTKGSEAIMRSDFTNTIKMRKKSLEDSAAREKPKSKAQVKPLCESKLKVSQLKDRFQVAPAPASASASAANKPPLAFEPFKIAKVASVGRISRTEESGRTGRGTGTGSSLPSGSSKGKPPQARSMPSSPLPQRSATPTRLMSQRVREAAERLAQHQTVASAQRQFGNGKSSSNGNGNLANTETNRESRARRLINRFNNETQHITS, from the exons ATGTCACAG TTGGAGTCATATCCAGAGAACGGCATTCGGCTGCTGCGCATGCGTGACGTCACTGCCGCAAGGAGCGGAGAGATCTGTCTGCAGGTGAAGCATCCCCAGGCGGAAACGCGGCGCATTCCCGCCACCCGCAGCTACACCAGCCTCCTGGTTCTGCCCGCCATCAGGGGCAACAGCTCCGGTTCCTCGCTGGCGGCCAGAAGCTGCATTTTGACACGCCCCGAGGACTGCACCGCCCTAATCGGTGGCCATGTTCGGCTGAGCGTCCGCTACGAGCCATTCCCGGGCACCCAAGTCATCTGGTACAAAGCG TGTCATCCCATTGTTGAGAGCTCCAATGTGACGATCCGGACGACGGGCCAACAGTCGACGCTCTACATCACGGACATCTCGGCGGATGACAGTGGCAAGTACACGGTGGAGGTGATGAGCGACTACGGCGTGGAGGCCTCGGCTGCCTCGGTGGCAGTGGAAGGACCTCCGGAGCCACCGAGCGGACAACCCAGCGTCTCCCTGGGACCAGATCGCGTGGCGGTGGCCTGGTGTGGTCCACCCTACGACGGGGGCTGTATGATCACGGGCTTTAT CATTGAGAAGCAGACCATTGGTGAGGATTGTGATACGGACAGCTGGCAGCTGGTGACCCGCGTGGTGGACACTTTGGCCTACACTGTGAAAAACCTGCAGCCACAGATGCAGTACCGCTTCCGGGTTCGTGCCGAGAACATCCATGGACGCAGTGAACCCGGCCAGGCCAGCGAACTGGTGCAGATCACTAGCAAACCTCAGAGAGGTACCACATCCGATGTCACCGATCATTTCGGTCAGTCGGTGAGCGTCCAGTCCGGCGGAGACTTCAAGTCACGATTCGAGATCATCGAGGAGCTGGGCAAGGGACGCTTTGGCATCGTCTACAAGGTGCAGGAGCGCGGTCAGCCGGAGCAGCTGCTGGCCGCCAAGGTGATCAAGTGCATCAAGTCGCAGGATCGGCAGAAGGTGCTCGAGGAAATCTCCATCATGCGTTCGCTGCAGCATCCGAAGCTGCTTCAGCTGGCCGCCTCCTTCGAGAGTCCCAGGGAGATTGTCATGGTGATGGAATA CATCACTGGCGGTGAACTATTTGAACGGGTAGTCGCTGACGACTTCACCTTGACCGAAATGGACTGCATTCTGTTCCTGCGACAGGTGTGCGATGGAGTGGCCTACATGCACGGCCAGAGTGTGGTGCACTTGGACCTGAAGCCCGAGAACATTATGTGTCATACCCGCACCAGCCACCAGATCAAGATCATTGACTTTGGCCTGGCCCAACGGCTGGATACAAAAGCCCCAGTCCGAGTTCTCTTCGGAACCCCCGAGTTTATACCACCGGAGATCATCAGTTACGAGCCCATAGGCTTCAAGTCGGACATGTGGAGTGTGGGCGTCATTTGCTATGTGCT ACTCTCGGGTCTCTCACCTTTTATGGGCGACACCGATGTGGAAACCTTTTCGAATATTACAAGAGCGGATTACGACTACGATGACGAGGCCTTTGACTGCGT TTCCCAGGAGGCCAAGGACTTTATCTCACAGTTACTGGTTCACCGGAAGGAGGAGCGCCTGACCGCCCAGCAGTGCCTGGAGTCCAAGTGGTTGTGCCAGCGCCACGACGACAATCTCAGCAATAACAAGATCTGCACGGACAAGCTGAAGAAGTTCATCATTCGGCGCAAGTGGCAG AAAACGGGTAATGCCATCCGTGCTCTGGGTCGCATGGCCAATTTGTCGGTGTCGCGCAGGAACTCTGCCATTGCCATGGGAGCACTGAGTAGTCCAAGGCCCTCGATTTCGGGACTGGGCATGCTGACCCCCATTGGCAGTGGGATGAGCTCCCAGATGACCTCCCTccacgaggaggaggacgacttCAGCGTGGAGATGCCGCCAGTGGAGAAGCGTACCGTTCTCAAGCTGCGCGATAAGTCACAGTGCAGTGAACGAAGTGACTCCGGTTACAGCGAGTGCTCCAATTGCAGTGGCGCCCAGGAGACACTCCTGCTCTCGTTGGCCAAGTCAAAGCTGGAGGCGATAGCCAAGGCGAGCACCTCCTCACCAGCAGTGGTTCCGGACACGGAGCTCCATCCCGTCACCCTGGAACTGCCCACCAAGGGCAGTGAGGCCATCATGCGCTCCGACTTTACCAACACCATCAAGATGCGCAAAAAGTCACTGGAGGACAGCGCCGCCCGGGAGAAACCAAAGTCCAAGGCCCAAGTCAAGCCTCTGTGTGAGTCCAAGCTGAAGGTGTCCCAGCTGAAGGACAGGTTCCAGGTTGCCCCTGCTCCTGCTtctgcatccgcatccgctgCTAACAAACCTCCGCTTGCCTTTGAGCCCTTCAAAATAGCCAAGGTGGCGAGTGTGGGACGCATCAGTAGAA CAGAGGAGTCGGGGAGAACTGGAAGAGGCACCGGCACCGGTTCCAGCCTGCCCAGTGGATCCTCCAAAGGCAAACCTCCTCAGGCGCGATCCATGCCCAGTTCCCCGCTGCCCCAGCGATCCGCCACGCCGACGCGGCTGATGAGCCAACGTGTCCGTGAGGCCGCCGAGCGACTGGCCCAACATCAGACGGTGGCCAGTGCTCAGCGGCAATTCGGCAATGGCAAAAGCAGCAgtaatggcaatggcaatctAGCGAACACGGAGACAAATCGCGAATCACGCGCCAGACGTCTCATCAACCGATTCAACAACGAAACGCAGCATATCACGTCCTAG